Proteins encoded within one genomic window of Megalopta genalis isolate 19385.01 chromosome 10, iyMegGena1_principal, whole genome shotgun sequence:
- the Pdi gene encoding protein disulfide isomerase, protein MKFSALIFLLISFFAASLAEIETEDAVLVLTKDNIDEAIAQYDYLLLEFYAPWCKHCKDLAPEYAKAAKKLQEINSPVKLAKIDATVETELAEKHNVNGYPTLKFVRRGLFIQYTGTRNADDIVYWVTLKIGPPAKDLTTVDEAKSFLEAHNVAIVGFFKDQESDDAKEFINAASLNGDYAFGITSNEEVVKEYDTEYGKVILFKKFDDGKDEFTGELTAEALQNFIYVYSLPLVVEFNQTTASKIFRGHIKHHLLLCLNKEAGHYDKYVDMMKEPAKTFRGKVLFVTVDTVEADHERILEYFGLKKSEVPAMRIIELEKSIIKYKPEKPELSTENVVEFVNAFLDNKLKQHLITQDLPEDWDKNPVKVLVGTNFHEVAHDPKKNVLVEFYAPWCTHCQELAPVYEALGEKYKDSEDILIAKVDGTANEFEDIEIAGFPTIILYKKETNEPLTYYGERTFEGLSKFLETNGAESEVPQEVLEEDEDDDVPRKDEL, encoded by the exons ATGAAGTTTTCTGCGTTAATATTTTTACTAATTTCTTTCTTCGCTGCTTCTCTTGCGGAAATTGAAACCGAAGATGCCGTTTTAGTACTTACAAAAGATAATATCGATGAAGCAATTGCACAATATGATTATTTGCTTCTTGAATTTT ATGCCCCATGGTGTAAACATTGCAAAGATTTGGCTCCAGAATATGCCAAAGCTGCAAAGAAGTTACAGGAGATCAATTCCCCTGTAAAGTTAGCCAAAATTGATGCAACCGTGGAAACAGAATTGGCTGAAAAACATAATGTTAATGGATACCCTACTCTTAAGTTTGTTCGTCGagggttatttattcaatatactgGTACCCGTAATGCAGATGATATTGTATATTGGGTAACATTGAAGATTGGCCCGCCTGCTAAAGATTTAACGACAgttgatgaagctaaatcatttcttgaaGCACATAATGTTGCAATTGTTGGATTCTTTAAG GATCAAGAATCCGATGATGcaaaagaatttataaatgCTGCTAGTCTTAATGGTGATTATGCATTTGGTATTACTAGCAATGAGGAAGTTGTTAAAGAGTATGACACCGAATATGGCAAAGTTATTTTATTCAAGAAg tTTGACGATGGTAAAGATGAGTTCACTGGAGAGCTTACTGCTGAAGCGCTCCAGAATTTTATCTATGTATACTCACTGCCGCTGGTTGTTGAATTTAATCAAACTACTGCTTCAAAAATATTCCGTGGTCATATTAAACATCATCTTCTCCTATGCCTTAATAAAGAAGCTGGTCACTATGACAAGTATGTGGATATGATGAAAGAACCAGCAAAGACTTTCCGTGGAAAG GTCTTGTTTGTTACTGTTGATACTGTTGAGGCTGATCATGAACGTATTCTAGAATATTTTGGCTTGAAGAAGAGTGAAGTACCTGCCATGCGTATCATTGAacttgaaaaatctattattaaatataaaccaGAGAAACCAGAATTATCCACTGAAAATGTTGTAGAGTTTGTAAATGCATTCCTTGATAACAAACTAAAACAACATTTGATAACACAAGACTTGCCTGAAGATTGGGATAAAAACCCTGTCAAGGTTCTTGTTGGCACTAACTTCCACGAAGTTGCACACGATCCTAAGAAGAATGTTTTAGTTGAATTTTACGCTCCATGGTGCACGCACTGCCAAGAATTGGCTCCAGTTTATGAAGCA CTTGGAGAGAAATATAAGGATAGCGAAGATATCCTTATTGCGAAAGTGGATGGTACtgcaaatgaatttgaagacatTGAAATTGCTGGTTTTCCCACAATTATTCTTTATAAGAAAGAAACTAATGAA CCTTTAACCTATTACGGTGAGAGAACATTTGAAGGGCTTTCCAAATTCCTCGAGACCAATGGTGCTGAAAGCGAAGTTCCGCAAGAA GTTCTAGAGGAAGATGAAGATGACGATGTGCCAAGGAAAGatgaattataa